The following DNA comes from Anopheles coustani chromosome 2, idAnoCousDA_361_x.2, whole genome shotgun sequence.
TGTGCCTTTTCGgtgatgtgttgttttttccaacTCTTCTGTTTTCTCTGCTTGATGCTTTGACAGCTGACGCTTGGTGTGTAACGCTGTGTAACGCCGAAGTACGAAAAACGTCACATTTAAACGGTTTTGAATTcgaatttacataaaataatttttattgtaaaacttATCCTATCAGCGTGCTAAAATGTTTACATACTACCCATACTTTTCTACACATTTGCGAGTGATAATAAATACAACCTATCTCCTTCACGCATCCTGACACACTAGATTGACGGTGCTTCCATTGAGGAATTTCTCATCAAGATCTTGGTTTTTATGACCATGCTTTTTGTTGCCCTGCATAAGCAATACATCGTAGTTCAAATTCGTGATACAAGGACTACTTTTCACGTCCGGTTGAATGACGTAAATGGAAATTGGCAAATTCCCTGTGAACAAGAAGATAGTTAACGGAATACTTTAGTGGTAGATGGCTGCTGCACCTTATACCTGCTGGATTCGGCTTCATCGTTGATATCTGTCCAAATCGACCTTTCCAACCTTTTAGGTACGTTCGAACAGTGCACATGTACAGCTGGAACcaaggaaagcaaataaagaaTTGTAATCAAATTGTTGTGAAAATAATCGACCCATTGCCAATGGGACTGGATTCGTGGAGTACCTACCAAACCACACAGGCAGCAGAAAGTGCCCATCCACAGTAAAATGGAGTAAAAAATATCCATGCTCACAGTTCTTAACAAACACCTCGAATGGCACCAACTTCCCGTGATCCTATCCGCACTAAGAATAACATAGTTCTAAAGCGATCAACAGACAGGCAACACACCGCTGCAATGATATTTCCTCTGTCGGAGGATGAACTAATTGAACGAAATACGGAACCATTTTTGATAAGCACTATCAGTATTTTCAGCTCTCTTTTGcgcgtttccattttttcaatCTACATCGTGTCTCGCTATCGGCGTTCTAGACTAACACGAGCGATCCTATTTCATCCTCGATCgcaaaagaaacaataattttattgttgCGGTAAGCCATGTCCGACATTCGAGCGCGCTGTTATGCAATCTGCTGGCTGGGATTCCCTAATCTAGAAAAGGGGGAAGAAAATTCTTGAGCGACAAAAAACAACGAAGaggattaaaaaatattaagaaataaTTAAACGCAGCTTCACTCGTGCGACGTTTGATGGTAACCGCGACGCGCTAAAACCGATAACGATAATAGACcagcaaacgaaaacaaaaaagccagTCGCCACACTCGAAagtcaggtttttttttccatgtgttcatttatatttattctaACATTTCAACAGTGACCGAATGATAACATTTCAATAACATTTCTGTTGTCAAAAATTTGAGTGTGATAAGTTACAGTGTTGTTTAATTTGTCTTTCAAGTTTGCTTGGTTTGAAGTTAATTTTTGCGTTGTTTTCTGACTGTTCGTAGGAATGATACATACACATCTGcttgaaagtagtttttcACTACAAATTATCCTCTACGCATCCTGATAAGTATATGTGTTTGCTTGCATACTTTGTTGTTCTAATATATCTCTTCTTGGGCAATACTGACCGCTCTAAACATTAACCATTTAAAATATACATTACATTGTGCAATATTTGATCATGATCATCAAAGAGACACAAGAAAAGAAGAGAGAGATGATTGTTACTTCTAGCACGTAAGTTTCCAAGTGGTGGGAAATATGAACACCACCCGGCCGTGGACCGTGGTATAACATTCCTCAGTTCTCATGAGCAAAAACTGCGCGCCGAACATACCTCAACGATAAACATAATATTTCTTCAGGATTGCGGCGAATTTTAGTATCCAgagcatttttcttttgttttcttacggGCAGAGGGGCCAGATTGCCAGATATCCCCGTACTTGTTACGTTCATCGTTTAGCGTTTCTATTTACAGCCTGATATTGGAATTTGCGATTTACTTCATCAAGCTAGAGAACATGAATCTCTTCCGCGTgtctgcattttgttttttattattgacaGTCTAAATTCATGATTGTTTTGCAgtgttcttttccttcttgaaGAGAAATTCGGTGGATGATGTACGTTTAGctttctcttttattttttaaaacattttactaCTGCCATGGTATATAAAAAACAGATTCGTTGAAATACTACCGTCTTGTATGAAAGGGGCAAAATCCACAACATTGTTTTCTCGAGAGTTGATAGGTACACATGACGCgcgaatttttaaaacaatctttTACTCTTCCATTTGTGTAgtgataaaaaagataaagtCTATTTTACGGAATGTTTATCATCTAAACCGCAGCATTTATCCACTGCATATAAAGGAAAATGATCTGTTACACAGCATATACAGGATTTATTATCATACTGATTGCAGACGGAACCTAAGATACACCGCTGTTTCGAGACACATAACATGTACATGTAAGGCATCTATAATAAAACTGATTATTTTCCATTACTGATTTTCATCTGTAGATCGATATGATAAAAGAAGTGTTTCATTGTATGAAGTAGTAATATACTACACAAGGAAAGAAGGTCATATATAGGAAGGAATGTTAACAATCTTGGCGAAATGCAGTTACATGTTACTTGCTATCAATATTATGTAAAGTGATTGAGCAGTTTATAgtctttttcatattatagTCTGTTAATTATATATACAGCcacatatatatttatatatatacagccccatacatatatatacgtaaatatatacatatgctaatatatatttatatgtatttagttcaataaaaatagagCTTTATCTCCTCGACACTAAATAAGTCTCTGATAATCTACACGTATCTATGGTGTATATAAGAGTGGTACTTTGTTCTGTTATCCTGCCACGGATTATTTACGCAGTTTTACACAGGCATGCACATTCGTGTTTCACGTAAAGGTGAATTAAGTGAGGACTTCGCTGGTCAGTCCTGTCGGTTTCATATCTGCAGTAAATGTGTTTTGTATAGTTTCTTGACAGTTACCGATCCTTCCCTTATTCTATCCACCACAAACTCTCTACACATTTGTGCTAAACTGGATTTTGTTCTCGTAATGTTATTtatgattgtttgttttttttttgtattcatAACATTGTTTCATTGTTAATattattcatttaaaaactcattttaCTTGTATTGTATTGTCAAGAAGTTAGCTAAACAGAGCATTTTAGTTTTGAGGGATTTGCTTTCGCATTTCTTCACTAACAGGTTTCTTTTACACAACTGACATTTGAATCGCACAccatgttgacggttttgCTCGCAGAGCTGCAACGGAAGAAGTGAATTGCAGCGAAAACGACTGTGCTTATGACAAACTGGTTTAAAGGTGAAGCAAACTTTTCTGTAGTGTTTTTTTCATCACATAAAATACTGGTGATACATTTAACAGGATCGGTTCTCTTCTTCGGGAAAGTAAATAGGGAAGGTATGATATTACTTTGCCGTATTGTCCACAAGTGTCATTGAGTTTGTTTCCATTCCGTAACAGCATTCATTATAAACAGAGCTCTACTACACTGCTTGGCCTACTATTCCCATTTGTTTTGCATAGTACTGTGAACAAAACTTTTACTTCTCTGTAGCTAACAATCATACTCTAAATACAATCTGCATTGTTTGCTCTATTTTTAGTACAGTCTTACAGTGTCACGCGTTTAAATACAAAGTTCAAATCTACACCGGCTATTGTGGACGAAAAATGAAAGATATAGTTCGTATCAGAGAGAGAATTCGATTTCATTCGAAGCAGTACGATTGGTCCCACTTCGACAAACCGAGCGAAAAACTTCATCACAGTATCAGTAAACCAACATTAGTTTAATTATTCATAAGTAGTTGTGCTTAGGTAGTGTGTcgtaggaaaaatatttcgttaaaaatgcataaaaggcagtattaaaattcaacgttaacgaagaaaaacgattcgtttgaaaattgaatcaGCGCAGCGAAATGTAACAGTTTTTGACGTCTGTCGCTTATAAGCGATCTGTCCCGTCGCAGGAAGGGCGCGTAGTAATATGCAACTGATTTAAAGGTTAGATGAATTAACGCGGTAAATATCAATATGAATGCATAACTTGCCTATAAAATACATAGAATATGCGTTAAACGTGCATCAGTATCATCCTTGTATCACCATTGTTCCTTTCGTTACAACCATCGTCAAACATTTGCCAACAACATTTTATATCGCAAGGATGCATTACACCTGTTTAGCACATCTATTTGACATTAATCGAACATCCATACCTAGCTTGTTGTTTCTAAACTTCACATAAAATACTTCTATAGGCCATAATTTAAGAATTAAGTACCGTTACTCGTGTGATAAACATCATAatcttttgaaaattcttccATCATTCTATGCCGCTCCCGACTCTGTTTCGATCTTTGTTGAAAGATCGTATGCCCTTGAATTGAATTCGGAATAACAGTAAAGAAGGATGAAAAGGCTACTCACGCATAAGAAGATACAAAGAGGAATTAAACGACGTTCCCGGGGCCGGCAGTTCATTCACATCGCTGTCTCCTTATATCTCCACCTCTACCGGCGTTGTGTATCAAAAGTACATGACCTCTTCTTCTTTGGGCTTGTTATTATTGCTGCCACTGCCTTCGGCCGGCTTCGGAGACGATTGCAGGCTCGAGTGCCGGGAGGTAATCGGAGACGACGTGTGTAAGGCGCCGTGTTCCTGCGGGGCCGAGTTTCTACTGGGCACCAAGGGAGGCGTCGACGCCGATCCCATGGATTGTGGCGTTGACGGAGAATACTGATACGGTGAGGGGGGCGCGGGTGAATTGGAACCGGTACTCGATGGAGAAGGATAGTTGTCGGTGCTTCTCAGCCGGAACCGCTCCGGGATTTTAGGGTAGGTATTTGTTCTGCAAAGCGATCCACGCAAATGATAACATTAGTTTAGCGTTATTGAACGGGATGATGGATGATCATTGCTACATACCTTGTTGCGGGATTGCCAGATTGTACTTGTATTTGCTGTTGTATTACTGCAGGGCTACTGCCAGTTCGTGAATGATTTGGCGTACTGGAGGAGATCTGATAATACACAGAAACAagtaaatagttttaaaataaaattctccACATGTGTCACAGTGAAGCGAAACAGATAAGAATGGTACCTTCTTGTCAGCAAGCTTTAGAGGAAACATTTGTGTTACCCCAGCACCACCAGTAGTGGCATGTACAAGATTTCCGTTGTTAGGTGACATCACGGAATTGCTTTGTGTGGACGCTGGCTTCGAGCTGGAACGAAACGTTGAATCGAGTTAGTAGGATGATGCAGTGGAATGCAATCGATAAACGCACGAAACTCTACCTTGACAATGATGACAACTTAAGCGGAAGCTGCTGCTTTATGCTAGTGGCATTAATTTTGGCCGCATTCGTTGCACTCACTAGGTTTGCCGGTGGTGTTTTGGTTActggagaaagaaaattgtaaaagtcgataagtaaacaaacatcatAATAACAAAGAACACGATGATACGTACTGCTCGCTGTTCGCCACTTGTCCTTCTTCCGATCAATCGTAACCGAAGATCCAATCATTGATGCCCCCACACCTCCCCCAAACGCACTGTCTACGTGGTGCTCTTCACTGACGCTTTGAGTATCCTCCATCGACGAAACCATCCCGGTCGGTATCGGCAGTGCAACCTAAAAGGTGGATAATAACACAAGAAAATAATGTATTGCTTCGCCAGCAGCAAGAATAGTCTTTCATTGTCGCTTACGCTTGGTGAGAGCAACAATCCTTGACTGGACAAAATCTCCATCTTGCGGTAAAGTTGCTCACGCTGCTGCTTGATATCTTCCTGTTCGGCCCGTATTTGTTCCTGCAGTGCCTTCTGAGactttttggtttcttcaAGCTCACGCTCTTCCTGCTCCTTCTGCTTCTGCCAAGCGGTCTTCTCCTCCTGCAACTTGTCCTGCAGATTGCGCAGCTCCTCCAGCTGATCGTTGTGACGATACAGCGTTTTAGGGTTCTCGCGAAAGCTGTTCAGCTGATGCTGCAGACTTTGAATGGTTGTCATTTGCTGCGATATAATGCAGAGCAGGGTGTGCAAATGGTGCGAGACGTGCAGTGCTGCATAGTTCTGATCTTTGGCTAAATCGGATGTGATGATGCTGCCTTCCGATCCTCTTCCTCCCGTGCCGCCGGTACCCGTTCCAGCACCAGCCAGAACTTTTGGCCCACCGTGGTGTGGATTGGCCAGCATAAGCGCCGCCTCGAGATCAGCCGGAGACGGGTGAACGACGTTCGTGTGATGTTCGCCCCGTTTTTCGTACGTTTCACGGTTAGTGAAATATCCGGCTGAAAGCGTCGAAAGCACGGCATCTCGCGAGTGAGCAGTAGTCATCAACGTAGCCCCACCAATCCCACCGCCACCTCCTCCTACGCCGCTAGCGAGGAGTTGCTTGTTGCGCCGTTCGTCAAACCCGCCGAAGGTTTCGGCTCGCTTCGGAAGTGTCGGTGAGATGAAGAGTTCACTCTGGCGTTCGCCAACGGAGCTGCTAGACCGGGATAGGGGCAATCCCGTGGCGGCCGTGTACAGTGATGATGCCAGAGAGCTAATTTCTTGAATGGAGTTCAACACCCGTTTCCATATTTCTATAGTATCACAGTCGTCGGAGATGAGATCCCGATAGGATCCGTAGTTTGAAATGAAGGACTCGACGGCGGGACCGAGCTGCTCCGCATTTTGCTCGTTATCCAGCAACAAGCTCAGTTGCAGTGCAATTTTTTCCTCCAGCAGTATCGCCTGTTCGAAATCCTTTTGGCGCATTTTACCTATGGAAAGAGAAACGAAATATATTTAGCCACCCGTTAAGAAGACCCAATTTCAAACCCAAATAGTGCCATTGCATGTACATAACCGATAGAACCTAATCAAAATTTACTAACTAAACGACAGCTCAATCGAATGCGCTCTAGTGGCATGCACGAAAAACAGTAAGCAAAACTATACATTCAAAATTTACAATCATTACCTTCCAGTTCGGTCGTTCCAAGTGCTTCAGCATTGCaatgtttgaaacaaaacaagcattctATTTAGTACATTTATCTATGAGAGACTTACATTGCGGAGGAGTTAGTCTCAGTTGTCTGAGTTCCAACGCCATGCAACGGGATTATTAATATCGATCGATTTGTtatcaacatcaaaacactagCCTCTGGCTGTACGCAGGAAGATCAGTACATAGTCCACACAGACCTTCTAAATAGTCCCCCTTTCAACATCCACATCCCGGACACAACCAGTGAGTCtcaaaaatgtatgaaataaaactatacTTTAGAGCACGATTGCTACAACATGATCGAGTAATATGCATATTTGCAACAAACTGTTGCACACCATCGTAACATCAAAATGCATTGAGTAACATTTTGGAAGAAGACAGAGAGAAACGTAGACAGAATAGCTTGTTCCAATTTCAACAACACACAATAAACACGATGAAGGTGAGACGTCTAACGTGTGGTGAATGGCACAAGCAAATCGAAAGAAGAGAATGATGATGGCAGCCCGTCCGCCACCGGTTCCCAATGCTGTACTTACATATTATCTCACGAATATTCGCCTGCTTTAGGTCTATCATCTTCTGCCTATGCTCCATACTCATGTAGTCTTCGGTTTCAGACTCATCCGATGGACAATCGATAACAGCAGcgctgtaaaaaaaacatagcaccgaGGCGTATTTATCAAAAACGGGCACGTAAATACTCAAACACCGTAATAACATACCGTATCGACTGAATCCAGACGTTCTTATCCTTGGGATTCTGCACTTTAAGCTCGTACATTTCCGGATACGCCGGGTTGGAGGAGATAATGTAGATTCCTCTGGATTCTGTTCCGGCCTTTTCGCGTATCAACAGCTTCTGCAGTGACACAACACCCGCCTGGTAGATGGAAGAATTGTACATGTTACTGGAGATACTGTTCGACTTTCGTACAACTTAACCCCACACTTCCCCGGTGCCCGATTACCGACCTTATTCTCCGGAGTGAAGAAAGAATATTTATGCGAATTTTCcaacaggaaaaacaaacaatccgaCAGAACAACCACCAGTACGGTTTGCATTTTGGATCTACCTTGCATGAGGGTGGCCACACCTTCGAATCTGTAAgagtggaaaaatataaacgaaACGCCATTACAAAATCAGTCTACACATCTCGTAGACTGAACTAATACCAACCTTAGTTTACGATTGCATGATATGATGTCAGATTTCTTGAATTTATCCTTTTTAAATATAGCACAGGACTTTGCATCGATACGTTTGAAGATTTCTAATTGACGATCCTCCTTCTCCTTGTCGGCCACCCGTGCGTCCACATCGACCAATATTTCCTTCACCAGCGACATGGCTTTCTGCAGTTTCTCTTGCTCGATCTTGTCCTCCCGTGAACTTTTTAACAGTGGATCAATAAGCAGCGGATACTTGGTGAGACGCTGCGTCACGAACAAGATACACTCCGGAATGCCCTTCTTCTTCAGCAgtgggttctgctgacagtgcTTGTACCACTCGGCGAAGATGTTATCGCCGGTCATGTAACACTTGAATGTGTCGAGCGCCGAGCGATGGTTCGAGCAGAACTCCCCGTAGGCGTTCTTTAGCTTTTGGGCCGACATTGAGGAGAAAAAGTCCACCAATATGTCCGCGATGCTGTCGACGACGTGGTGCTCACGCTGCTTCAACCGCAGCTTTCGCAAAAACCCCGTATGTAGCTCAGTCAGCTCCACTAGGCGGGGAAACATGCGTTCCAGGTTGAGGTGACTGAAGTGCTTCTGCAGACTCTCTACAAACACCTTCTGCATGACTAGTAACGTTTGAACGTGATGTTTCTCAGTCATGATAAACTCGTATATATGCTCTTGCCGTTTAACCTGTGGTGAACGATATTGATGGAGTTCCATTATTTACGTAGGCCGCGGACATACACTGACCAGTAACGACTCACCTGCTTATCCTTCAATGCTTTCACTACCTCTTTGGGGACGCTGGGGCTCCACGAGTCATGCTCATCGATCGCAACACCAAGGATGGGATCGGCACCAAGATCATGTGGGCCGATGGGGGCTTCGTGCAGAAACTCATCCCTTATCAGTGGAACATCGTCCGGGTAGCTGCAAAGTGCAATAAACATACGGATAAGTCCTATGTACTTTTATTAAGTTTCGCAAATTCACAAATTTTGATTCGTGTTACGAAATGCAGCATGATACACTTCCTATTGttctgtttttgaaaaataattcagatcatcttattttttttaaagcatcgACAGATACACAATATAAGCATGCTGGTTAGGTTGTTTTCATACAATTTATGTATTGT
Coding sequences within:
- the LOC131265977 gene encoding rho guanine nucleotide exchange factor 18 isoform X1; translated protein: MMMDGTQSNNVPSDELLLLSSDDENDTDLVIDYLSEDQFPTAKCVEPTARLQTIEICSDLKTGGENVIVGSGGINDSNNSSSDTATNNHSNMVPIISVTPHSPGAKFNFLEDTLSQLQCLRESVAHMKNSTLQGAATGGIGALGATVSSSKLFSSCPSLPDLTISNPINVWPHHHVLYGLNNDRRKSWTAIEDLTECTKSSHKSVSLSSLDSEEQESLRAAERLHNRTSRNSTGGISTHSLNEAELARDFEKVVAKRNLVPVVPRIPLQKSISTPSIAPVRNQTAKEDNIASSRHLSDSEDETHDRSLLCVRDKNEEYTEHHEKRRKRGSLFFRKKKDKAKTKGQSSACDACGATINLATYKEHAVECKAKIAKKYFQAQPKPSSNKKGSANSGKKMTGCYSPWRLVANKLGVVSQHASHNSSQHDDQGRDYYDGNVHNDNANYPDDVPLIRDEFLHEAPIGPHDLGADPILGVAIDEHDSWSPSVPKEVVKALKDKQVKRQEHIYEFIMTEKHHVQTLLVMQKVFVESLQKHFSHLNLERMFPRLVELTELHTGFLRKLRLKQREHHVVDSIADILVDFFSSMSAQKLKNAYGEFCSNHRSALDTFKCYMTGDNIFAEWYKHCQQNPLLKKKGIPECILFVTQRLTKYPLLIDPLLKSSREDKIEQEKLQKAMSLVKEILVDVDARVADKEKEDRQLEIFKRIDAKSCAIFKKDKFKKSDIISCNRKLRFEGVATLMQGRSKMQTVLVVVLSDCLFFLLENSHKYSFFTPENKAGVVSLQKLLIREKAGTESRGIYIISSNPAYPEMYELKVQNPKDKNVWIQSIRAAVIDCPSDESETEDYMSMEHRQKMIDLKQANIREIISLGTTELEGKMRQKDFEQAILLEEKIALQLSLLLDNEQNAEQLGPAVESFISNYGSYRDLISDDCDTIEIWKRVLNSIQEISSLASSLYTAATGLPLSRSSSSVGERQSELFISPTLPKRAETFGGFDERRNKQLLASGVGGGGGGIGGATLMTTAHSRDAVLSTLSAGYFTNRETYEKRGEHHTNVVHPSPADLEAALMLANPHHGGPKVLAGAGTGTGGTGGRGSEGSIITSDLAKDQNYAALHVSHHLHTLLCIISQQMTTIQSLQHQLNSFRENPKTLYRHNDQLEELRNLQDKLQEEKTAWQKQKEQEERELEETKKSQKALQEQIRAEQEDIKQQREQLYRKMEILSSQGLLLSPSVALPIPTGMVSSMEDTQSVSEEHHVDSAFGGGVGASMIGSSVTIDRKKDKWRTASITKTPPANLVSATNAAKINATSIKQQLPLKLSSLSSSKPASTQSNSVMSPNNGNLVHATTGGAGVTQMFPLKLADKKISSSTPNHSRTGSSPAVIQQQIQVQSGNPATRTNTYPKIPERFRLRSTDNYPSPSSTGSNSPAPPSPYQYSPSTPQSMGSASTPPLVPSRNSAPQEHGALHTSSPITSRHSSLQSSPKPAEGSGSNNNKPKEEEVMYF
- the LOC131265977 gene encoding rho guanine nucleotide exchange factor 18 isoform X3 is translated as MVPIISVTPHSPGAKFNFLEDTLSQLQCLRESVAHMKNSTLQGAATGGIGALGATVSSSKLFSSCPSLPDLTISNPINVWPHHHVLYGLNNDRRKSWTAIEDLTECTKSSHKSVSLSSLDSEEQESLRAAERLHNRTSRNSTGGISTHSLNEAELARDFEKVVAKRNLVPVVPRIPLQKSISTPSIAPVRNQTAKEDNIASEEYTEHHEKRRKRGSLFFRKKKDKAKTKGQSSACDACGATINLATYKEHAVECKAKIAKKYFQAQPKPSSNKKGSANSHNSSQHDDQGRDYYDGNVHNDNANYPDDVPLIRDEFLHEAPIGPHDLGADPILGVAIDEHDSWSPSVPKEVVKALKDKQVKRQEHIYEFIMTEKHHVQTLLVMQKVFVESLQKHFSHLNLERMFPRLVELTELHTGFLRKLRLKQREHHVVDSIADILVDFFSSMSAQKLKNAYGEFCSNHRSALDTFKCYMTGDNIFAEWYKHCQQNPLLKKKGIPECILFVTQRLTKYPLLIDPLLKSSREDKIEQEKLQKAMSLVKEILVDVDARVADKEKEDRQLEIFKRIDAKSCAIFKKDKFKKSDIISCNRKLRFEGVATLMQGRSKMQTVLVVVLSDCLFFLLENSHKYSFFTPENKAGVVSLQKLLIREKAGTESRGIYIISSNPAYPEMYELKVQNPKDKNVWIQSIRAAVIDCPSDESETEDYMSMEHRQKMIDLKQANIREIICKMRQKDFEQAILLEEKIALQLSLLLDNEQNAEQLGPAVESFISNYGSYRDLISDDCDTIEIWKRVLNSIQEISSLASSLYTAATGLPLSRSSSSVGERQSELFISPTLPKRAETFGGFDERRNKQLLASGVGGGGGGIGGATLMTTAHSRDAVLSTLSAGYFTNRETYEKRGEHHTNVVHPSPADLEAALMLANPHHGGPKVLAGAGTGTGGTGGRGSEGSIITSDLAKDQNYAALHVSHHLHTLLCIISQQMTTIQSLQHQLNSFRENPKTLYRHNDQLEELRNLQDKLQEEKTAWQKQKEQEERELEETKKSQKALQEQIRAEQEDIKQQREQLYRKMEILSSQGLLLSPSVALPIPTGMVSSMEDTQSVSEEHHVDSAFGGGVGASMIGSSVTIDRKKDKWRTASITKTPPANLVSATNAAKINATSIKQQLPLKLSSLSSSKPASTQSNSVMSPNNGNLVHATTGGAGVTQMFPLKLADKKISSSTPNHSRTGSSPAVIQQQIQVQSGNPATRTNTYPKIPERFRLRSTDNYPSPSSTGSNSPAPPSPYQYSPSTPQSMGSASTPPLVPSRNSAPQEHGALHTSSPITSRHSSLQSSPKPAEGSGSNNNKPKEEEVMYF
- the LOC131265977 gene encoding rho guanine nucleotide exchange factor 18 isoform X2; this encodes MMMDGTQSNNVPSDELLLLSSDDENDTDLVIDYLSEDQFPTAKCVEPTARLQTIEICSDLKTGGENVIVGSGGINDSNNSSSDTATNNHSNMVPIISVTPHSPGAKFNFLEDTLSQLQCLRESVAHMKNSTLQGAATGGIGALGATVSSSKLFSSCPSLPDLTISNPINVWPHHHVLYGLNNDRRKSWTAIEDLTECTKSSHKSVSLSSLDSEEQESLRAAERLHNRTSRNSTGGISTHSLNEAELARDFEKVVAKRNLVPVVPRIPLQKSISTPSIAPVRNQTAKEDNIASEEYTEHHEKRRKRGSLFFRKKKDKAKTKGQSSACDACGATINLATYKEHAVECKAKIAKKYFQAQPKPSSNKKGSANSHNSSQHDDQGRDYYDGNVHNDNANYPDDVPLIRDEFLHEAPIGPHDLGADPILGVAIDEHDSWSPSVPKEVVKALKDKQVKRQEHIYEFIMTEKHHVQTLLVMQKVFVESLQKHFSHLNLERMFPRLVELTELHTGFLRKLRLKQREHHVVDSIADILVDFFSSMSAQKLKNAYGEFCSNHRSALDTFKCYMTGDNIFAEWYKHCQQNPLLKKKGIPECILFVTQRLTKYPLLIDPLLKSSREDKIEQEKLQKAMSLVKEILVDVDARVADKEKEDRQLEIFKRIDAKSCAIFKKDKFKKSDIISCNRKLRFEGVATLMQGRSKMQTVLVVVLSDCLFFLLENSHKYSFFTPENKAGVVSLQKLLIREKAGTESRGIYIISSNPAYPEMYELKVQNPKDKNVWIQSIRAAVIDCPSDESETEDYMSMEHRQKMIDLKQANIREIICKMRQKDFEQAILLEEKIALQLSLLLDNEQNAEQLGPAVESFISNYGSYRDLISDDCDTIEIWKRVLNSIQEISSLASSLYTAATGLPLSRSSSSVGERQSELFISPTLPKRAETFGGFDERRNKQLLASGVGGGGGGIGGATLMTTAHSRDAVLSTLSAGYFTNRETYEKRGEHHTNVVHPSPADLEAALMLANPHHGGPKVLAGAGTGTGGTGGRGSEGSIITSDLAKDQNYAALHVSHHLHTLLCIISQQMTTIQSLQHQLNSFRENPKTLYRHNDQLEELRNLQDKLQEEKTAWQKQKEQEERELEETKKSQKALQEQIRAEQEDIKQQREQLYRKMEILSSQGLLLSPSVALPIPTGMVSSMEDTQSVSEEHHVDSAFGGGVGASMIGSSVTIDRKKDKWRTASITKTPPANLVSATNAAKINATSIKQQLPLKLSSLSSSKPASTQSNSVMSPNNGNLVHATTGGAGVTQMFPLKLADKKISSSTPNHSRTGSSPAVIQQQIQVQSGNPATRTNTYPKIPERFRLRSTDNYPSPSSTGSNSPAPPSPYQYSPSTPQSMGSASTPPLVPSRNSAPQEHGALHTSSPITSRHSSLQSSPKPAEGSGSNNNKPKEEEVMYF